From one Cardiocondyla obscurior isolate alpha-2009 linkage group LG06, Cobs3.1, whole genome shotgun sequence genomic stretch:
- the LOC139103532 gene encoding dynein light chain Tctex-type protein 2B, with translation MAEARRMQQSVKHTTVQKAANMAQEEEEEKKHVNFEVLEGAEKTAQQPVYQIRPRLQEKFKPLSAKEIIHDVLFDQLATKSYDAEAASQWTKDIADIIERKIKDLRFNRYKYVVNVVLGQQHGAGVKIGTRCIWDAEADTYAYDSFINDSIFCVAIVYAVYFY, from the exons ATGGCGGAAGCGAGACGAATGCAGCAATCCGTAAAGCACACCACAGTGCAAAAAGCAGCAAATATGGCacaggaagaggaagaagaaaagaaacacgtgAATTTTGAAGTTCTTGAAGGTGCTGAGAAGACCGCTCAGCAGCCAGTTTATCAAATTCGACCACGCCTTCAGGAAAA GTTTAAGCCTCTAAGTGCGAAAGAGATAATACACGATGTACTTTTTGATCAACTCGCTACGAAGTCGTACGATGCCGAGGCAGCCAGCCAGTGGACCAAAGATATAGCAGAtattattgaaagaaaaattaaag ACTTGCGGTTTAATAGGTACAAGTACGTCGTCAACGTTGTTTTAGGACAGCAACATGGTGCTGGTGTAAAAATAGGTACAAGATGTATATGGGATGCAGAAGCTGATACATACGCCTATGAcagttttattaat
- the Tektin-a gene encoding tektin-4, whose protein sequence is MLDIPNEHKCSANSPQQVSQQQSELCVTMDHECGCGDSVEKPPPFLPQPKDGYPLKPEHTMGPVGPWATGSVTCSREDGITGLRPVADRYSITRHGPSEWRAHNSSVFQQSNERICNSQVTTADAKQCVDQAFAAANKVQPETTDLLKTRANVVYHWKAKLEHTINAIAEEMELLEADRRRVQRSLSVLIIPISIASDFLQLRSARLDADLVRDNVEEQLTKEIALCSEIRELLDRKRGEIETQIIELRSMKVRAENDWSDKIHSYNIDSVCANLSNSSPLLLWKPGATRFPADQSTPTSYEDFTREVLTDCESARQRSIILRTTLYDVYAKSIKDLRDQAIRVDIALAENVKLTQDCLQQLEQELLRCLNELASKEKLIEELRDTSKGLNNAMKLAQTRLDNRLNRQNVESCRDMPQLGLVEEVKLLGEHTSGMLAELKHSEESQAELVKARGTLEHEIMVKRKTLYIDKDRGQLLRSFFPSNTELSGF, encoded by the exons atgttGGACATTCCGAACGAGCATAAGTGCTCTGCTAATAGCCCGCAGCAGGTTTCGCAACAACAAAGCGAG ctATGCGTCACAATGGATCACGAATGTGGTTGCGGAGACAGCGTAGAGAAGCCTCCACCTTTCTTACCTCAGCCCAAGGATGGATATCCGTTGAAACCGGAGCATACAATGGGACCCGTTGGTCCTTGGGCCACAGGCAGCGTTACCTGCTCTCGCGAAGATGGAATAACAGGCTTGAGACCGGTCGCAGATCGATATTCTATCACTCGCCATGGACCAAGTGAATGGCGCGCGCACAATTCGAGTGTTTTTCAGCAATCAAACGAGCGAATTTGCAATTCCCA AGTTACAACCGCCGATGCGAAACAATGTGTGGACCAGGCGTTCGCGGCGGCCAACAAGGTGCAACCGGAAACGACGGATCTTTTAAAAACCCGGGCCAACGTGGTGTACCACTGGAAGGCGAAACTGGAGCATACAATTAACGCAATTGCAGAAGAGATGGAATTATTAGAGGCTGATCGTCGTCGAGTGCAACGATCTTTGTCGGTGCTCATTATTCCTATATCAATCGCGAGCGACTTTTTGCAATTGCGCTCCGCCCGCTTGGATGCCGATCTCGTTCGCGATAACGTGGAAGAGCAGCTTACGAAG GAAATAGCGCTTTGTTCTGAGATACGAGAACTGCTGGACAGAAAACGCGGGGAAATCGAGACGCAAATAATCGAACTGAGGTCTATGAAGGTGCGAGCGGAGAACGATTGGTCTGACAAAATTCATAGTTATAATATAGATTCCGTGTGTGCGAATTTGTCTAATAGCTCTCCACTGTTGTTGTGGAAACCTGGAGCTACGAGATTTCCAGCCGA tcaaTCAACTCCTACAAGCTACGAAGACTTCACCCGAGAGGTATTAACTGACTGCGAAAGTGCTAGGCAAAGATCAATAATACTTAGAACTACTTTGTACGACGTATACGCCAAATCTATTAAAGATCTACGTGATCAAGCAATTCGTGTTGATATTGCTCTTGCGGAGAACGTGAAACTTACTCAAGACTGTCTTCAACAATTGGAACAAGAATTGCTTCGC TGCTTGAACGAATTAGCGAGTAAGGAAAAACTGATCGAGGAACTTCGGGACACGTCGAAAGGGTTAAACAATGCTATGAAATTAGCGCAAACGAGATTAGATAATAGGTTGAACCGGCAAAATGTTGAGAGCTGTCGAGATATGCCGCAACTTGG tcTTGTCGAAGAAGTAAAATTACTTGGCGAACACACGTCTGGCATGCTGGCAGAATTAAAACATTCTGAGGAATCTCAAGCAGAGTTGGTCAAGGCGAGAGGTACTCTTGAACATGAAATAATGGTAAAACGGAAGACACTGTATATAGATAAAGATCGAGGCCAACTACTACGCTCATTTTTTCCTTCTAACACAGAATTATctggattttaa
- the LOC139103531 gene encoding aldehyde dehydrogenase 1A1 has protein sequence MAKQIQIKYTQLFIDNEFVDAVSGRKFSTINPADGKVIAEISEGDKADVDKAVEAAKKAFSRNSKWRTMNPYFRGQLMHKLADLVTRDLEYIATLETLDNGKPYTSAVEDVQAGVATLRYYAGWCDKILGTTIPTGDTSVTLTRKEPVGVVGQIIPWNYPFLMLIWKWGPALATGCTLILKPAEQTPLSALYTAALAKEAGFPAGVINVIPGYGPTAGAAIAEHPEIRKVAFTGSTEVGHSIMIAAGKSNLKRVSLELGGKSPLVVFDDVDVKEAAEIAYNAIFVNHGQNCCAGSRTFVHSKIYDEFVKQAKQLALNRKVGDPFDSNTEQGPQIDQEMLDKVIGLINSGKQQGAVVEAGGSRKGSVGYFVQPTVFSNVTDDMRIAKEEIFGPVQSILKFNTMDEVIERANRTNYGLASGVITRDINKALEFAKAVEAGSVWVNCYDAITPQTPFGGFKQSGIGRELGEEGLKEYLETKTVSINVAKGN, from the exons ATGGCAAAGCAAAtccaaattaaatatactcaA CTTTTCATCGACAATGAGTTTGTGGACGCTGTTAGCGGTCGCAAATTTTCTACAATAAATCCTGCTGATGGGAAAGTTATCGCTGAAATCTCCGAAGGAGATAAG gcTGACGTAGATAAAGCAGTGGAAGCTGCTAAAAAAGCTTTTAGTAGAAACTCGAAATGGCGCACTATGAATCCTTATTTCCGCGGACAGCTTATGCACAAG ctGGCGGACCTTGTTACACGCGACTTGGAATATATCGCCACTCTCGAAACCCTTGATAACGGAAAACCGTATACAAGTGCTGTTGAAGACGTTCAAGCGGGCGTTGCTACTCTTCGTTATTATGCCGGCTGGTGTGATAAAATACTTGGAACCACCATTCCAACAG GCGACACTAGCGTTACATTAACGCGTAAAGAGCCAGTCGGCGTTGTAGGACAGATTATCCCTTGGAATTATCCATTCCTGATGTTGATTTGGAAATGGGGACCCGCATTGGCTACCGGATGCACTTTGATCTTGAAGCCAGCGGAGCAAACTCCCTTGAGTGCCCTTTACACAGCCGCTCTGGCGAAAGAAGCAGGATTTCCAGCTGGTGTTATAAATGTCATTCCAGGTTACGGTCCGACTGCTGGCGCAGCTATTGCTGAACATCCAGAAATTCGTAAAGTCGCTTTTACCGGATCTACTGAG gtCGGCCACTCCATAATGATAGCCGCTGGTAAAAGTAATCTGAAGCGCGTCAGCCTTGAATTAGGCGGCAAGAGCCCACTCGTTGTTTTCGATGACGTTGACG tGAAAGAAGCCGCAGAAATCGCGTACAATGCGATATTTGTGAATCACGGGCAAAACTGTTGCGCGGGATCGCGAACATTCGTGCATTCCAAGATATATGACGAATTCGTGAAGCAAGCTAAGCAGCTGGCGCTCAATAGGAAAGTGGGGGATCCATTCGATTCCAATACGGAACAGGGTCCTCAGATCGATCAAGAGATGCTTGATAAGGTTATCGGTTTAATCAATTCCGGTAAGCAACAAGGCGCCGTTGTAGAAGCTGGCGGAAGTCGCAAGGGAAGTGTCGGTTACTTCGTACAGCCGACAGTCTTCTCGAATGTAACTGACGACATGAGAATTGCcaaagaagaaatttttggACCGGTTCAGTCGATCTTGAAGTTCAATACTATGGACGAAGTGATCGAACGTGCCAATCGCACCAACTATGGCCTTGCTTCCGGTGTAATTACCAGAGACATTAATAAAGCCTTAGAATTTGCGAAAGCTGTAGAAGCGGGTAGCGTTTG ggTGAACTGTTACGATGCTATTACACCTCAAACACCATTTGGTGGCTTCAAACAATCTGGCATAGGGCGTGAATT ggGAGAAGAAGGCTTGAAAGAATACCTCGAAACTAAAACAGTTTCTATTAATGTCGCGAAAGGAAACTAA
- the Ndufb2 gene encoding NADH dehydrogenase (ubiquinone) 1 beta subcomplex, 2, 8kDa, giving the protein MLISRGLNLLKLSCRSNKYKVSATNTRIIRLSHDNHSYRDFPPVEKGWVYAAEFFGGLMWWWVLWHLWHDYGHIIGEFPYPEPSKWTDEELGIPPDDYPEPATRKS; this is encoded by the exons atgttaatttcaCGAGGATTGAACTTATTAAAACTCAGCTGCAGAAGTAACAAGTATAAAGTCTCGGCGACAAATACACGCATCATTAGGCTGTCTCatga TAACCATTCTTATCGCGACTTTCCGCCAGTAGAAAAGGGTTGGGTGTATGCAGCGGAATTTTTCGGAGGACTTATGTGGTGGTGGGTACTGTGGCATTTATGGCACGACTACGGTCACATAATT GGAGAATTTCCATATCCAGAACCATCAAAATGGACAGATGAGGAATTGGGTATACCTCCAGATGATTATCCTGAGCCTGCCACACGTAAATCGTAG